One region of Bdellovibrio bacteriovorus genomic DNA includes:
- a CDS encoding hydroxymethylglutaryl-CoA lyase, which produces MKKSVVIVEMGLRDGLQNEKTVLDSDTRVEFARRLIEAGTKRVEIGAFVSPKWVPQMAGTAEVLTKTFTLVKSGAIPKKTEFSVLVPNERGMQDAIESGVKEVAIFAACSESFSLKNINCSIDESFKRFEPVMALAKKHKIKVRGYLSTCFGCPFEGKVPEARVVKLAARMHKLGVYEISIGDTIGVADAGQVESLFKKLKKVVPVKKLAGHFHDTRGQALANILAAYKLGVMVFDTSLGGLGGCPYAPGATGNVATEDVVYMFHGMGVKTGLNLDKLLEIDPWMAEKIQHPLPSKVGKVGKLKPLGKVTRNA; this is translated from the coding sequence ATGAAAAAGTCAGTCGTGATTGTTGAAATGGGATTAAGAGATGGTCTGCAAAACGAAAAAACCGTTTTGGATTCAGACACTCGTGTGGAATTTGCAAGACGACTGATCGAAGCCGGTACTAAGCGAGTGGAAATTGGTGCTTTTGTGTCTCCGAAGTGGGTTCCACAAATGGCGGGAACTGCTGAAGTCCTAACAAAAACTTTTACGCTTGTGAAATCCGGTGCCATTCCCAAGAAAACGGAATTCTCTGTTCTTGTTCCGAATGAACGTGGAATGCAAGATGCGATTGAAAGTGGTGTGAAAGAAGTGGCCATCTTTGCCGCCTGCTCAGAATCCTTTTCTTTGAAAAACATCAATTGCTCTATTGATGAAAGCTTCAAGCGCTTTGAACCTGTGATGGCTTTAGCAAAAAAGCACAAAATCAAGGTTCGCGGTTATCTTTCAACGTGTTTCGGCTGTCCTTTTGAAGGCAAAGTTCCTGAAGCGCGTGTGGTCAAATTGGCTGCACGTATGCATAAGCTAGGTGTTTATGAAATCTCTATTGGCGATACCATCGGTGTGGCTGATGCAGGCCAAGTGGAATCATTATTTAAAAAATTGAAGAAGGTCGTGCCAGTAAAAAAACTTGCGGGTCACTTTCACGATACTCGTGGGCAAGCTTTGGCCAATATTCTTGCGGCTTATAAGCTCGGTGTGATGGTTTTTGATACAAGCCTGGGTGGTTTAGGCGGATGTCCTTACGCGCCAGGGGCTACTGGAAATGTCGCGACCGAAGACGTCGTTTACATGTTCCATGGTATGGGTGTGAAGACAGGCTTGAACTTGGATAAGCTTTTAGAAATCGATCCTTGGATGGCTGAAAAGATTCAGCACCCTTTGCCTTCGAAAGTGGGTAAGGTTGGTAAATTAAAACCGCTCGGCAAGGTCACTCGCAACGCCTAG
- a CDS encoding PAS domain-containing hybrid sensor histidine kinase/response regulator, translated as MPSSLSPDESLRYRTIFESGVIGIMCTTLEGKIVEANDYFLNLVGYSREELQRGELNWRILTAPEDVPRSEKAATEIVQTHAVKRFEKQYIHKNGTRIPVSVALTLYQDGTVIALVLDATELKRAEKELEEAKASLQESVVERTQQLQQSEAFFEAIFENIPNMVFVKDAQDLRFVRFNRAGEDLLGVPRQELIGKNDYDFFPKEQADFFTSKDRAVLNQKNVVDIPEEVIDTRNGVRYLHTKKIPVLGKNQEPQYLLGVSEDITEEKEIEKQKMALFQAEFARTQAENHAKEMSFLSDISLITQSFELDKIIKAFCRKVVSFKADLCIVDLLDEQRLEISLTAGAAQDPIEESQALLWRQRHPLRWDSNTGPGKVLKTGKADIILGENLDFHVEEAYGTGARESEKAIAVGSIAFTPIKIRDEKPIGFITFLNKPQSPRYTEADLPLLEEVSSRLGLAIENSRLYDKAQEASRAKSAFLANVSHEIRTPLGAMLGFAEILQEADGLASEMKDSVETIYRNGQQLLRIVDEILDISKVESQKIEIEKLAVSLREILSDIEHLLTLRAEEKGVSLKIVYDELPDYIRTDPTRLRQILINIIGNAIKFTDEGSVELHVRRRPDPIDKNLCVLEFRVIDTGIGISDEQKNLLFQPFAQADSSTTRRFGGTGLGLFLSRKLARLLGGDVILDKSVAGKGSVFLITVACDIVTSKEVVPDNHRVNQVYDFSSIKSVLVVDDAVDNRELFCHYLQKFGISRSRIETAENGVEAVKKASQKTYDLILMDVQMPVMDGFEALRELKKRRYSGRIAAVTAHAMKGDQERCLAEGFDGYLQKPVSKEALRQELIKVADLKMRPGTSFENRSL; from the coding sequence ATGCCTTCTTCGCTGAGTCCGGACGAATCGCTACGGTATCGCACGATATTTGAATCGGGCGTGATTGGTATTATGTGTACCACTCTGGAAGGGAAAATCGTTGAGGCCAATGACTACTTTTTAAATCTGGTAGGATACTCCAGAGAAGAACTGCAAAGGGGAGAACTGAATTGGAGAATTCTGACTGCTCCCGAAGATGTTCCGCGCAGTGAAAAAGCAGCCACCGAAATTGTGCAGACGCATGCGGTAAAACGATTTGAAAAGCAGTACATTCATAAAAATGGAACGCGCATTCCAGTTTCAGTGGCTCTGACTTTATATCAGGACGGAACAGTCATCGCCCTAGTTCTTGATGCGACCGAACTTAAGCGCGCCGAAAAAGAATTAGAAGAAGCTAAAGCAAGTTTGCAGGAAAGTGTTGTCGAAAGAACGCAACAGCTACAACAGTCCGAAGCCTTCTTTGAAGCCATTTTTGAGAATATTCCGAATATGGTCTTTGTTAAAGATGCTCAAGATTTACGCTTTGTTCGATTCAACCGTGCTGGAGAAGACCTTTTGGGTGTGCCAAGACAAGAGCTTATCGGAAAAAATGATTACGATTTTTTTCCAAAAGAACAGGCTGACTTTTTCACTTCTAAAGACCGCGCCGTTTTAAATCAAAAAAACGTGGTCGACATTCCTGAAGAGGTGATCGACACCCGCAACGGAGTTCGTTATCTGCATACTAAAAAAATCCCTGTTCTAGGAAAAAACCAAGAGCCTCAATATTTGCTGGGAGTTTCTGAAGACATCACCGAAGAAAAGGAAATCGAGAAGCAAAAGATGGCCCTTTTTCAAGCTGAGTTCGCAAGAACGCAGGCTGAAAATCACGCTAAGGAAATGAGCTTTCTATCGGATATCAGTTTAATTACACAATCTTTTGAACTTGATAAAATTATTAAGGCATTCTGTCGAAAAGTCGTTTCGTTTAAAGCAGATCTCTGTATCGTTGATCTTTTAGATGAACAACGGCTGGAAATCAGTCTGACGGCAGGCGCGGCTCAGGACCCGATAGAAGAAAGTCAGGCGTTGCTATGGCGCCAGCGTCATCCTTTAAGGTGGGACTCTAACACTGGACCGGGAAAAGTTTTAAAGACGGGGAAGGCAGACATCATCTTAGGTGAAAACTTGGATTTTCATGTGGAGGAAGCCTATGGTACCGGTGCTCGTGAAAGTGAAAAGGCGATCGCTGTAGGCTCGATTGCTTTTACGCCGATCAAAATTCGCGATGAAAAACCAATCGGTTTTATTACGTTCCTGAATAAGCCGCAGAGTCCTCGCTATACGGAAGCGGATCTGCCACTGCTGGAGGAAGTTTCTTCTCGGCTAGGACTTGCAATTGAAAACTCACGTCTTTATGACAAGGCTCAAGAGGCTAGCAGGGCGAAATCTGCGTTTCTTGCCAACGTCAGCCACGAAATTCGCACGCCTTTAGGTGCGATGTTGGGATTCGCAGAAATTTTGCAAGAGGCAGATGGCCTGGCTTCTGAGATGAAAGATTCAGTTGAAACTATTTACCGCAATGGTCAGCAACTACTGCGAATCGTTGATGAAATTTTGGATATCTCTAAAGTAGAGTCGCAAAAAATTGAAATTGAAAAGCTGGCCGTTTCTTTAAGGGAAATTTTATCCGATATCGAACATCTTCTGACTTTGCGAGCGGAAGAAAAAGGCGTGTCTTTAAAAATCGTGTATGACGAACTTCCTGACTATATCCGCACAGATCCGACACGTCTTCGACAGATTCTTATTAATATAATCGGTAACGCGATCAAGTTCACGGATGAAGGTTCGGTGGAGCTTCATGTGCGTCGGCGGCCCGACCCCATTGATAAAAATCTGTGTGTCTTAGAATTTAGAGTCATTGACACCGGTATCGGGATTTCTGATGAACAAAAGAATCTTCTCTTTCAACCATTTGCTCAAGCCGATAGCTCTACGACCAGACGGTTCGGTGGGACCGGCTTAGGACTATTCTTATCTCGAAAACTTGCGAGGCTTCTAGGTGGGGACGTGATTCTTGACAAGAGTGTTGCGGGAAAAGGAAGTGTTTTCTTAATCACCGTAGCCTGCGATATTGTGACAAGTAAAGAGGTTGTTCCTGACAATCACAGAGTGAATCAGGTTTATGATTTTAGCTCTATCAAATCGGTTTTGGTCGTGGATGATGCCGTTGATAATCGAGAGCTGTTCTGTCACTACCTTCAAAAATTTGGAATATCTCGGTCGCGTATAGAAACCGCAGAAAATGGTGTTGAAGCCGTTAAGAAAGCTTCGCAAAAAACTTATGATCTGATTTTAATGGACGTGCAAATGCCGGTCATGGATGGCTTTGAAGCACTTCGCGAATTGAAAAAGCGTCGTTATTCAGGACGAATTGCCGCGGTCACGGCCCACGCGATGAAAGGCGATCAAGAGCGTTGTTTAGCCGAGGGATTTGATGGCTATTTACAGAAACCGGTTTCCAAAGAGGCTCTTCGTCAGGAGTTGATAAAAGTGGCGGATCTCAAAATGAGACCGGGCACTTCTTTTGAAAATAGAAGTCTATAG
- a CDS encoding DUF2799 domain-containing protein, translated as MSRWILLALALSLVSCASYFKRKDCESINWFEHGKKVALSGKWLNADAMVTECRKVDAEIQESQLDLGFKNGMQIYCSNTNAYNVGKSGDFFSRDLCEGPQINVLLNEHKKGVAAYCHKTYGFTAGTSGKKYQNICPKDMEPAFLKEYRRGRKKYVETLISTKESEVRELDNRMRTMKSDLNFQKGRLTGLRGELNSLETQKAFVANNNPAQLGYIENRISQLNSDISSLNYDISGKENEIKKLENNRNSKLSEITGFKEELPSLDE; from the coding sequence ATGTCGAGATGGATATTGCTGGCTTTGGCCTTGAGTTTGGTTTCTTGTGCAAGTTATTTCAAACGCAAAGACTGTGAATCAATCAACTGGTTTGAACATGGCAAAAAAGTCGCCTTGAGCGGAAAATGGCTGAATGCCGACGCCATGGTCACAGAATGTCGCAAGGTCGATGCAGAAATTCAAGAATCCCAACTGGATTTGGGATTTAAAAACGGCATGCAGATTTACTGCAGCAACACCAACGCCTATAACGTCGGAAAAAGCGGAGATTTCTTTTCGCGCGATCTTTGCGAAGGGCCTCAGATCAATGTTTTGCTGAATGAGCACAAAAAAGGCGTCGCAGCTTACTGCCACAAAACCTATGGCTTCACAGCAGGAACCTCCGGGAAGAAATATCAAAATATCTGTCCAAAAGATATGGAACCGGCATTTCTTAAAGAATATCGCCGCGGTCGCAAGAAGTATGTTGAAACTTTGATTTCGACTAAAGAAAGCGAAGTCCGTGAGCTCGACAATCGCATGCGCACGATGAAGTCAGATTTGAATTTTCAAAAAGGTCGCCTGACAGGCCTGCGCGGAGAATTGAATTCGTTAGAGACTCAAAAAGCTTTCGTTGCAAATAACAATCCCGCTCAATTGGGTTACATTGAAAATCGCATCAGCCAATTGAATTCAGATATCTCTTCTTTGAACTACGATATCTCTGGAAAAGAGAACGAAATTAAGAAGCTCGAGAATAATAGGAATTCAAAGCTGTCTGAAATCACCGGATTTAAAGAAGAGCTTCCTAGTTTAGACGAGTAA
- a CDS encoding acetyl-CoA carboxylase biotin carboxyl carrier protein subunit: MEIKVRVDGVDHKAHAQLIKGTLWVHHNGRVFTMDASTGRKSRKKAGAGGSSDQVVAPMPGKVTKLLVSAGASVEAGQAVLVMEAMKMEYTLKADIAGTIDSISCAVGEQVALGKALIKIKPVSDK, from the coding sequence ATGGAAATCAAAGTTAGAGTCGACGGTGTTGACCATAAAGCTCATGCCCAATTGATTAAAGGCACGTTGTGGGTGCATCACAATGGACGTGTTTTCACGATGGATGCTTCTACCGGACGTAAGTCCCGTAAAAAGGCGGGTGCTGGCGGATCTTCCGATCAAGTGGTGGCGCCAATGCCAGGAAAGGTGACGAAACTTTTAGTTTCTGCCGGAGCTTCAGTAGAAGCGGGCCAAGCCGTTCTTGTGATGGAAGCCATGAAAATGGAGTACACTTTGAAAGCGGATATCGCAGGAACTATCGACAGCATTTCTTGCGCGGTCGGTGAACAAGTGGCTTTGGGTAAAGCGCTTATTAAAATTAAACCAGTTTCCGATAAATAG
- a CDS encoding ABC-F family ATP-binding cassette domain-containing protein produces MGITLLQLQDGHKAYGPKILFDNATFAINEGEHVGVIGPNGAGKTTLFKVLVDQEHLDQGIVTRSQQLRLGYLEQEAEWNVDEKVEEYLDKNCIKPLWELKQFGLKLGLTEVHFQSHLKQLSGGYRMRVKLLYLIGQEPNLLLLDEPTNFLDLETLLVLESFLQEFKGAFLLISHDREFLRRVTDHILEVESGDIVKFPGSLDDYFEQKQMLNEILQKQILSQQAKRKSIMDFVTRFGAKATKARQAQSRLKALEKMEVIEMKAAPTHSHIHIPPAQPTGKMILEIENADCGYGEKVVLKNVSLRLERGNHLGIVGLNGAGKSTLLKSLGEQIPLVKGSIKWGHQVSYSYFAQHTPEALNPEHTVLEAMAATAHKEVTQQDVLNIAGSLLFSGDAVHKKVKVLSGGEKSRVALGQILLQKSPLLLLDEPTNHLDFDTVEALTTALEKYEGTIVTVSHDRGFIGRVANKILEVNHGLLTLYPGTYDEYVWSLQKGFLAERTFEAADSKGASTTKSDEPAKFNYKEERKRLENLIKKAQKQIEDCDKKIAQLGQMRDSLNEKLMTASGDKAATFAKELHELSGQIEDLESSMLQAMEDQQNFETELKQLVGS; encoded by the coding sequence ATGGGTATTACGCTTCTTCAGCTTCAGGACGGCCACAAAGCCTATGGTCCAAAGATTCTATTCGATAACGCCACTTTCGCAATCAATGAAGGCGAACACGTCGGGGTCATCGGTCCCAATGGCGCTGGCAAAACGACTCTCTTTAAAGTTTTGGTAGATCAAGAACATCTGGATCAAGGAATCGTCACACGATCCCAACAACTTCGGCTGGGATACCTTGAACAAGAAGCTGAATGGAACGTCGACGAAAAGGTGGAAGAATACCTGGATAAAAACTGCATCAAGCCTCTTTGGGAATTAAAGCAGTTTGGACTCAAGCTAGGTTTGACGGAAGTGCATTTTCAATCGCATTTAAAACAGCTCAGCGGCGGCTATCGCATGCGCGTGAAGCTTCTTTATCTGATTGGCCAAGAACCCAATCTTTTGCTGCTGGATGAACCAACGAATTTTTTGGATCTGGAAACCCTCTTAGTCCTTGAAAGCTTTTTACAAGAGTTTAAAGGCGCCTTTCTGTTAATTTCGCATGATCGCGAGTTTTTACGTCGCGTCACCGACCATATTCTTGAAGTTGAATCTGGCGACATTGTGAAGTTTCCGGGAAGCCTGGACGACTACTTCGAACAAAAACAGATGTTGAACGAGATTTTGCAAAAACAAATTCTTTCCCAACAGGCAAAAAGAAAATCCATTATGGATTTCGTCACACGTTTCGGTGCGAAAGCCACCAAAGCCCGCCAGGCGCAAAGCCGCCTGAAGGCCTTGGAAAAGATGGAAGTCATAGAAATGAAAGCGGCTCCCACTCATTCACATATTCATATTCCACCGGCGCAACCAACCGGAAAGATGATTTTGGAGATTGAGAATGCAGATTGCGGATATGGCGAAAAAGTCGTTCTTAAAAATGTTTCTTTGCGTTTAGAACGTGGGAACCATCTGGGTATTGTCGGACTGAATGGTGCAGGTAAATCTACTTTGCTTAAATCACTGGGCGAACAGATTCCTTTAGTGAAGGGTTCCATCAAATGGGGCCATCAAGTCAGTTACTCCTATTTCGCACAGCACACACCGGAAGCTTTAAATCCCGAGCACACTGTTTTAGAGGCCATGGCTGCGACCGCTCATAAAGAAGTGACTCAACAAGATGTTTTAAATATCGCAGGAAGCTTGCTCTTTTCTGGGGACGCCGTTCATAAAAAAGTAAAAGTGCTTTCCGGAGGCGAAAAGTCCCGTGTGGCTTTGGGACAAATTCTTTTGCAAAAATCCCCACTCCTTTTGTTGGATGAGCCTACGAATCATCTGGACTTCGATACTGTCGAAGCCCTAACAACGGCTTTGGAAAAATACGAAGGCACGATTGTGACCGTCAGCCATGATCGAGGTTTTATCGGACGTGTTGCCAATAAAATCCTGGAAGTGAATCATGGCCTTTTGACTCTTTATCCTGGCACTTATGATGAATACGTCTGGAGTTTGCAAAAAGGTTTCTTGGCAGAAAGAACTTTTGAGGCGGCAGACAGCAAAGGGGCAAGCACGACCAAAAGCGACGAGCCCGCAAAGTTTAACTATAAAGAAGAGCGCAAACGCTTAGAAAATTTGATCAAAAAAGCTCAAAAGCAGATTGAAGATTGTGACAAGAAGATTGCCCAATTAGGGCAAATGCGAGATTCTTTAAACGAAAAACTAATGACGGCCTCTGGGGACAAGGCAGCGACGTTTGCAAAAGAGCTGCATGAACTGAGCGGTCAAATCGAAGATCTGGAATCTTCTATGCTTCAGGCGATGGAAGATCAGCAAAACTTCGAGACAGAACTAAAACAACTTGTAGGATCATAA
- the abc-f gene encoding ribosomal protection-like ABC-F family protein has translation MQNNLIQVTGQSLSFELPQGEVLFSNISFSLNSLRCGLVGPNGVGKSTLAKIIAGELEPTSGVLLRSHPVIYLTQFAETADISVGEYLMELWLSPYADPAIWGALLQNLSLESSLKNLSGGEWTRVRIAKALASPAGLLILDEPTNNLDKAGRQMIIDFVKAYQGALLVISHDRELLNYVDTIWELSNQGLSSYGGNFTHYQELKEAERELQQVKIERARKEKKKIEKEYHERMDAQEKRMRRGQRVADKGGIPRIVAGGLKRRAEVTHAKVHVHEEKRVENATEGFRTLLSQAKTETLLGLELPDVALPEGKLVIEVDEFNLRYPQRENFLWEEPISFFMRGNRRWALAGANGSGKSSLIQALLKKLPGNVEQVGVVKLGAVTVALLDQKYSLLDPNLTVMENVMQTSAYDEIETRNKLARFQFMKEKVHQPVATLSGGEKLKAGLAKILLAAPMPQLLILDEPTNNLDLQSLEILEAALNEYKGALLVVSHDEVFLENIGVEEVYLLQS, from the coding sequence ATGCAAAACAATTTAATACAGGTGACTGGTCAGTCACTGAGCTTTGAGCTTCCTCAAGGTGAAGTGCTGTTTTCAAACATTTCATTTTCGTTAAACTCACTCCGCTGCGGATTGGTGGGGCCTAACGGTGTTGGTAAAAGCACGTTAGCCAAAATTATTGCCGGCGAGCTTGAGCCGACTTCAGGGGTCCTCTTGCGCTCGCATCCGGTGATTTATTTAACTCAGTTCGCGGAAACTGCGGATATCTCGGTAGGTGAGTACCTGATGGAGCTATGGCTAAGCCCTTATGCAGATCCCGCAATTTGGGGAGCTCTTTTACAAAACCTTTCTTTGGAATCTTCGCTCAAAAATTTGAGCGGAGGAGAATGGACGCGCGTTCGAATCGCCAAAGCCTTGGCTTCGCCCGCGGGACTTCTGATTCTGGATGAACCGACCAATAATTTAGACAAAGCTGGACGGCAGATGATTATTGATTTTGTGAAAGCCTATCAAGGAGCTTTGCTGGTCATTAGCCATGATCGGGAACTTCTAAATTATGTCGATACTATCTGGGAACTTTCCAACCAAGGTCTTTCGAGTTACGGCGGGAACTTCACGCATTATCAAGAATTAAAAGAAGCCGAAAGGGAATTGCAGCAAGTAAAAATCGAGCGGGCGCGCAAAGAAAAAAAGAAAATCGAAAAAGAGTATCACGAAAGAATGGACGCGCAGGAAAAACGCATGCGCCGAGGTCAGCGAGTCGCAGACAAGGGCGGTATCCCGCGTATCGTCGCGGGAGGTTTAAAAAGAAGAGCCGAAGTCACTCATGCAAAGGTTCACGTGCATGAGGAAAAGCGTGTGGAAAACGCGACAGAAGGGTTCCGCACTTTGCTGTCTCAGGCAAAAACGGAAACCCTCTTGGGGCTGGAACTTCCGGACGTGGCTTTACCCGAAGGGAAGCTAGTGATTGAAGTGGATGAATTTAACCTGCGCTATCCTCAAAGAGAAAATTTTCTTTGGGAAGAACCCATTTCCTTCTTTATGCGTGGAAACCGGAGATGGGCTTTGGCAGGGGCTAACGGAAGTGGCAAAAGTTCATTAATTCAGGCGCTTTTAAAAAAGTTGCCAGGGAATGTGGAACAAGTCGGCGTGGTCAAGCTGGGGGCGGTGACAGTGGCACTCTTAGACCAGAAGTATTCCTTGCTGGATCCGAATCTGACGGTGATGGAAAACGTGATGCAGACTTCTGCTTACGATGAAATTGAAACGCGCAACAAACTGGCCCGTTTTCAGTTCATGAAAGAAAAAGTGCACCAGCCGGTTGCTACACTGAGTGGAGGTGAAAAGCTGAAGGCGGGGCTTGCAAAAATCCTGCTGGCGGCACCGATGCCTCAGTTGCTGATTCTGGATGAACCGACGAACAACTTAGACCTGCAAAGTCTCGAAATTCTGGAAGCCGCCTTAAACGAATACAAGGGAGCTCTTTTGGTGGTTTCCCATGACGAAGTCTTCTTGGAAAACATCGGGGTTGAGGAGGTCTACCTTTTGCAATCTTAG
- a CDS encoding acetyl-CoA carboxylase biotin carboxylase subunit, with amino-acid sequence MAKFSRIAIANRGEVAVRIIKACEELGIETVLLHSEADINTRAYRMATKTICIGPAPTAESYLNIKANVDGALAGGAQAIHPGFGFLSENADFAEAVTKAGLTFIGPSAESIRSLGDKVHCKELAKKAGLPLVPGYQGENQEVAHLILEAEKIGFPVIVKAAAGGGGRGMKLIKSSAEAKELIESAQREAQSAFGSPKVFLEKYLDRAKHIEFQVFGDSTGNVIHFFDRECSVQRRHQKIIEEATSPSLSDDLRRRMGEAACAIATLGKYKGAGTVEFLLQDNEFYLLEVNTRLQVEHPVTEEVLGVDLVKMQILTAQGEFVHDPKQVRVPRGHSIECRIYAENPFMGGVPSTGLLGHVEWPEGPGRRYEYGFDAGDTITPYYDPMIAKVIVWDETRSRAIQKMIRVLQDSVVFGVHTNIPYLIEILSHKEFVMGTMTTRFIETYFSEALKEPELSSLDKKIAEGALLQLRGGGTQNQGANTSPWASYWRGI; translated from the coding sequence ATGGCTAAGTTCTCTAGAATCGCCATCGCCAATCGAGGTGAAGTGGCTGTTCGTATTATCAAAGCTTGTGAAGAATTGGGCATCGAAACCGTTCTGTTGCATTCGGAAGCAGATATCAACACTCGCGCTTACAGAATGGCGACCAAAACTATCTGCATTGGACCCGCGCCAACGGCAGAAAGTTATTTGAACATCAAAGCAAACGTCGACGGCGCTTTGGCGGGTGGCGCTCAAGCCATCCATCCGGGATTTGGTTTCTTGTCTGAAAATGCCGACTTCGCCGAAGCTGTGACAAAAGCCGGACTGACTTTCATTGGTCCCTCTGCGGAATCAATTCGTTCTTTAGGCGATAAAGTTCACTGTAAGGAGTTGGCGAAAAAAGCAGGCCTTCCTTTAGTGCCAGGCTATCAGGGCGAAAACCAAGAAGTGGCTCACTTGATTTTGGAAGCTGAAAAAATCGGTTTCCCTGTGATCGTAAAAGCCGCTGCGGGTGGCGGCGGACGCGGGATGAAGCTCATCAAATCTTCAGCGGAAGCTAAAGAGTTGATTGAATCCGCTCAACGTGAAGCTCAATCGGCATTTGGTTCTCCAAAAGTTTTTTTAGAAAAATACCTGGATCGCGCAAAACATATTGAATTTCAAGTCTTCGGTGATAGCACTGGAAATGTGATTCACTTCTTTGACCGTGAGTGCTCTGTTCAGCGCCGTCATCAGAAAATCATTGAAGAGGCGACATCCCCTTCGCTGAGTGACGATCTTCGTCGTCGCATGGGCGAAGCCGCCTGCGCGATTGCCACTTTAGGAAAATACAAAGGAGCGGGAACTGTTGAATTCCTTCTTCAAGATAATGAATTTTATCTTTTAGAAGTGAACACCCGTTTGCAAGTAGAACACCCGGTAACTGAAGAAGTTTTGGGAGTGGATTTGGTGAAAATGCAAATCCTGACGGCTCAAGGCGAATTCGTGCATGATCCAAAACAAGTGCGCGTTCCTCGGGGGCACTCTATCGAGTGTCGTATTTATGCGGAAAACCCATTCATGGGTGGCGTTCCTTCAACAGGTCTTCTAGGACATGTGGAATGGCCGGAAGGACCGGGACGTCGTTATGAATATGGTTTTGATGCGGGCGATACAATCACTCCTTACTACGATCCGATGATTGCCAAAGTCATTGTGTGGGATGAAACCCGCTCACGAGCGATTCAAAAAATGATTCGCGTCTTGCAAGACTCTGTGGTGTTTGGTGTTCACACGAATATTCCTTACTTGATCGAAATTCTTTCTCACAAAGAATTTGTTATGGGAACAATGACCACTCGTTTTATCGAAACTTATTTTAGCGAAGCTTTGAAAGAACCAGAGCTTTCTAGCTTGGATAAAAAGATCGCGGAAGGCGCACTTCTGCAACTTCGCGGTGGTGGGACACAAAACCAAGGTGCGAATACTTCACCATGGGCATCTTATTGGAGAGGCATCTAA
- a CDS encoding enoyl-CoA hydratase-related protein, with amino-acid sequence MSFVVVTEMNQVAYVKLHRPDVRNAFNPEMIEELTQSFRSLNARKDLRAVVLQGEGKAFCAGADLNWMREMVNFSFEQNREDSLKLFNMFETMAQCLLPVIGMVHGAAFGGALGLVAICDEVIAEEGTQFCFSEVKLGIAPAVISSFVNRKAVPGKVRPLMLSGVVFNAHVAQQAGLVTEVVPPGEGHTAVQKVIHNYLQCGPEAVRETKKLLNDLNFMSWSQQKDATTLLIAERRVSTEGQEGLKSFLEKREPSWRSQ; translated from the coding sequence ATGTCTTTTGTTGTTGTGACCGAGATGAATCAAGTCGCTTACGTCAAGTTGCATAGACCTGACGTGCGCAATGCTTTTAATCCTGAGATGATCGAAGAGCTGACTCAATCCTTCCGCAGCCTGAATGCCCGTAAAGATTTGCGAGCCGTGGTTTTGCAAGGAGAAGGCAAAGCATTTTGCGCTGGCGCAGATTTGAACTGGATGCGCGAAATGGTGAACTTTTCGTTTGAACAAAATCGCGAAGATTCTCTGAAACTCTTTAACATGTTTGAAACCATGGCGCAGTGTCTTTTGCCAGTGATTGGTATGGTTCACGGAGCCGCGTTTGGTGGCGCCTTGGGTCTTGTTGCTATTTGTGACGAAGTGATTGCTGAAGAGGGCACTCAGTTCTGCTTTAGTGAAGTTAAGCTGGGAATTGCTCCGGCGGTAATTAGCAGTTTTGTAAATCGCAAAGCGGTGCCAGGAAAGGTTCGTCCCTTGATGCTTTCGGGTGTGGTGTTTAACGCCCATGTCGCTCAACAGGCGGGTCTTGTGACAGAAGTGGTTCCTCCGGGTGAGGGCCACACAGCCGTGCAAAAAGTGATTCACAACTATTTGCAGTGCGGACCGGAAGCCGTTCGCGAAACTAAAAAACTTTTAAATGATTTGAATTTCATGTCTTGGTCTCAACAAAAAGACGCGACGACGCTTTTAATTGCAGAACGTCGCGTGAGTACCGAAGGACAAGAGGGTCTTAAATCCTTCTTAGAAAAACGTGAACCATCTTGGAGATCACAATAA